The segment taatattaagCTATTTACTCATTAGTTCCAGTGCTTACAGGATGGTCCAGAAGCTGGTCAAACTGTTTCACATGTCCACATCCATGTCATCCCTAGAAAGAAAGGAGATTTTGAGAAAAATGATGAGATATATGATGCGGTTTGTGGCATTTTTCTCAATCGACCTCCTTTTATCCAATACTTCAACCCAATATTTACCACAAAATTCTTACTTGTTTGCTTTCTAATAGATTGATGTCAAAGAGAGGGAATTGAAGGAGAAACTTGATCTGGACATAGAGAGTAAAGATAGAACCATGGAAGAAATGGCTCATGAGGCCAATGAGTACCGTGCTCTCTTCTCTTAGATGTATTTTTGCGATAACTTTCTTGTAAACTGTCTCTAAATTGCACTCTCTTCTCcagaaattatttttgtaactGTTTGTCATCCATCATGGGAATTCAAGTCTTCGAATAATATTATGAAATTATCTAATTTGGTGTGATACTTGTTTGTTGTAAAATGTGTTCTTACTTATAAATCTTTATCTTTGGAACTAGTTATGCCACCGTGTGGCAGTAGTTGTTTGTtggaaaatttatatttttatgacaGATGTCCCTGTACCACATGAAATTACACAGCCATATATTATCAGTAGCTGGTTGGGTCATACTATGGTTTCACAATCTACAAATAGTAACAAAACCCATCGTATAACCTTTCAGTACCTATTTGAAAGCCTGCTTAAAAGAAAGAAGGATCattcttttggtcttttggaTCAAACAAAGTTGCAATCCATGCTATCAACCCATTGCATTTAGTTTCAGCTGAAAAATTGACTTTTCTTGAGATTTCCGCTGCTCTTTAGTTATTCAGACACAGTATTTTGTTCCTTTGATCATGCTAGTTAGAAAGTTTGTTCTCTTATGCTTATGCAGATTGCCGCGATAAATTCTGTTTTTGGCATGTTTTGTTGTGAGAAAAGCCAGAAATTCGACAAGGCATAGTAGCTGAAAGTTTGTTAGACAGGATGGATCATGACTCAACTTTCTATCTAGCTCTTTGTGCCGACTCAAAGTTTTTATTCCTTCTGCCGACTGTCCATGAAGTTTTTATTCCTTCTGCCGACTGTCCATGAAATCTACCATTACTGTTAGTCTATGCATCTAGCCAACATTCGAAAAGTTAACCTGACTCATTAATACAATAATTCTGGCAATTTGTGGCCAATGGCTGTAATCCTGGCTAAACTTTATATCATTCTGGCGCACTTTTCTGATAAGATCATGAAAACTTTAATGATCTGATTGAACCATGAAAATACTACTTTAATTTTGTATCATTGTGTAGTGTAGTCTTTATGTTTCTGAAAAACATGAACCATGGTTTTTACCCTTTTTGCTGCTTGTTTTTGCCTCCTGTGAACTTTTCTTTGGTTAAGGGACTGTTCCATCAATCCCATTTAATCTAATGTTATTAGAACATAAGAGGCTCTGATTTTGATTAGTCTCCAGTGTTAACTCTTGTGCTTGCTTTACGCATATACATTCTGGAAGATAGCTCAAGTAACTGGTTAGACCTTAATCTCtttttgctgattttttttctgggacTTGAGCACTTTTGGTCATTTTCATCTTTGCATCATGCTTGCTATCAAGAGGGCCATTGAGATGATAAGATGCACTGAACAGAATAATTGATTATGCATATATGCCATAAGTTGCAATTTTGATACGCCTGTAGCTACCTTTGACAAGTGGTAAAGAACAATTTGATTGGCAATTTGGCTGGTTGTGTTCTGAAGTGGGATGTGACTGTTGCACCAGACCTGAGGATTTGGTAACGGTAAGCTATCTGGAGCCCCTCACTTGTTGGCTGGGATTGTTGCCGGTGTACTAGGTAATCAACACCAAGTAAGCTTCTGTCGTAGTCGTGTGACCTGGTTTGCTTGGCTTGCATACCAACCACTGGTTGTCTCTGCTGCTTATAGGCTATTGTTGTGTTGAGTACGTTGTTGAAAATATTCGCTGGAATATATAGGTAGTATGCATGCTTCATCTCCATCAGCAGGAGATTCTCATCTGCAAATGCAAAAGTAGTTCTTTCGGCAAAAAATATAGTGCCTCAGGTATCCACTCAGAATAGCAAGTGCTTGTCGTTCTCTTGCTAGAAATGTGCACTCTGAGGTCACATACTCACATTATGTACTCTTTATAAAGCCTGAACTTTTCGCAAATTTTCTTCATGTGAAATAGTTGCAAATACACAAAATTTAGCACAACCTTAGTTACATCTCGGCtgcaatatataaaatttacagcAAACTACTACTACTGCGGTTTAGATGGTATTTTTCCTTGGATTTGATGATTTCTCCACTATGAACTACTGAATTTCCAGATGATGAACACGCCATTGGTGTGTAGGGCCTCCGGCAGATACGGTCCATGACAACAACCGTAGCCATGACGACCGCAACATCGACGCCTGGCCTGACGACGAGGGTGAACACGTCGTCGCCGAGACTGACCGGTCTGGACATCACGCCGGCGTTCTTCCTCGTgatccgcgccgcctcctcgccgttgCTGCCGCGGATCTTGCAGCTCCTCATGGAGTAGCAGCCGTCGATTCTGAAGCTGGGGCTGGGAGAAGCATCAGGTTGGCTGTCACCACTTGTTCTTGTTGACATGAAAACTTCTGCTTCATCGTTGCTCTGCAGAGCTGAGCTCTTCCTCATGGAGAAGACTTGCTGCTGTGACACTGAAGGAGAACTTGTGCTGTCCAAGCCTTCTTCCTCTTGTGCTCTGTAACAGTTCCATCGATTGTGCAGGCTGAGAATCTGTCACATTAGAGCAATGAAGATTAGTTTTTAATTTACGCTGATTATCTGTTTTTTACATTGCTTAGTTCAAAAATAGCGGCTGAAGAAAAGTTGACAACGAATCATGCAGATCATGTTTCTTTTATTACTTCTTTGTCACTTAACTGAAAATTGCAAGTTGCAAATGGAGAGATCTAATGTGAAGCACATAAAGGTTGAAAAACAAGATATAACATGTTATTATGATACAAGCATTTTGTTTGCTTGTTTTTGGATTTGGTTACATTTTGCTTGGACATGTCGGCCTACTCAATAgactaaaattaattaaatatttttatcagTAGTACAATATCTTTCAATTATTATAGAGAATGACGCATGGAACATACtagtatagattttttttcctttgttttgaCTGGTCAATATCTATCACAAAAGATTTTTAAGAGTTAATTAGGACGATTATGAGTACAGTAGAATTTGTCGTTTGAGACTTGGAGTACTCAAACAActggatttttttaatcaaatcatCAGAGAACGGAAACAAGGAAGAAAAGCGATAATTTTATACATAGGAGATTAAGCAAAAGTAAATCCAACGGTTGGATTCCAGCCTCGAATAGGTAATGCATGTTTGGCTGCATGATTAATATAACAGCAAAGCTTTGATCAAAGCAACAAATAATAAGACTGAATCTTTTAAGTTGAGAATTTAAACTTGATGCGCATGTAGATAATAGGGATCTCGTTAgtttgatagattatataaatCTTGCAGCTAATAAGTATACCCTGAAATTTCTTTATCTAAGTACCCTAAATTTTTGGACTGAAAGCAAAGCAGAAGCAGTAAGCACACGGCCATCGTCTATAGATTATGGTAGGAAAGACTTAAAGTGAGAAATGAATGAAAGAGAATTAAAGACGCGCTagtcccaagtcccaacctaTCTTAAGATATATACATGATTCCAAACTAGCAAACTAAACTGATCGATCAGTAAACAGGTCGCTGCTAAAGCGATATAATATACGTATACGAGTAGAGCTAGAGAAGAAGTAATGAAGTGAATGAGAAGGTGATCGACCTGTGgcctgagagagagaagaggcgTGCCGTGCCCATCCATGAGCAGCAGGTCGCCGGCGAAAGCTTTGCGGCGGCGGGAGTAGTTGTCGACACGGAAGGCGAGCTTGCCGGTGGAGTCGTAGACGGAGAAGCCGTCGGTGCCCTGAAAGCCTATGCTGGACCTCTtccacaccgtgtacaccaccGGCTGATCTGCCGCCTGACGACGTGCAcggccgccggtgccgccgccgccgccatgtgagGGGTGTATCTGTATCCTTCTCATGCTAGCTATAGCTTGATGAGGCTGGTGGAAGTAACTAAGCTAGtttgagagggagggaggaagctaTAGGCTATAGCTTATGTTAGCTAGGGGAAGCTAGCAAATAATCAAGATTTGGTTTGGCCAATTAGATGGctaatcgatcgatcaatcgatgaGCAACGCAACGTATGGACGTACGTGGCTGCCTAGCTTTGCCTGCACTGCAGTCTGCAGATTGGGTTAATTATTAATGCGTGAGAGTGAGAGCAGCTGAAATGGGCCGGCGAAAAAAAAGGACATGCAGCTTAATTTTGCAAGTAGGAACGAATGGGAGTGAAGGTGTGGACAAATAGTGCAGGGCACGTTGGATTGGGATTTGGCTTAGCGTGAGGGAGctggcatgcatgcatcgcCCTACTTCTTATTCAAAGCACAAGCAGGCTGACCAATTCAGATAGAGAAAGTGACAACAATTAATGGGCCTGATTTGAATAGTACGTAGTATTTCTGATGGGCTTGCCTGGCTTCTACCGTGGGAGGGGAGCCCATCAAGATCATTGACTTGACTTGACCCGGCCCCTCAGTTCCACAACCATTGACAATTAATTAGACCCAACGCAACTCAACTGCTTCTCTGCtgcttcctcttctccctctccatcgccgtcgccgtccaagaagaggggagaaggagaTGGATCCGGTCGCGGGAAGCAGGTACAGGTTTGGTCCGCACGAGATAGCCGAGCGGCAGGTGTTCCGCACCTCGCCCCTCTCCTTCGCCATCGTCAACCTCCGACCCACCCGCCCTGGTACATAGCtatttcctctcctctcctctcctctcctcagaaCAAATCTATCATTCCTGATTGCTCTCTCCTTTGTTTGTTCATCATTCTATTCCAATCTTGTCCCTGCAGGTCATATCCTTTATTTCTGCCAATTATGTGTATGCACAGCTGCTCTACTCCTCTCTCTAATTTAGTGCCTTCTAGTATCTACTTCACATTGCGGTATTATCTGCTCTCAACTTCTCatactttattattattattattattattattattattattattatttgcaaaaaaagagagaaaaacttCTCTTGCTATTCATCAATGAAATGTGCCTctgtttcaaaaagaaaaaaaaaggaaagaaagaaagactcTGCACTGAACTACATAAGTAATGTACGATATCGGTTCATTGAAAAATGGTAGTGGTGTACATCACAGTGCTCACTTGTTTTTGCCTTCAGAAGGGTTATTGTGCTTTCTATTTCAAGACAATTAATACTACCTGCTTTACCTTGTTAATTTCTGGTCGTGCTAATTACTTCAGTTAATCCCTGGTGACAACTGGCAACTCAGCTCTTGTTGCCTTTGTCCTATGATGGATTGTATGTGGCACTGCATTTTTGACAGCCTAAGACTTTTAactccccccccccacccccttcCTTAACTTAAATTATACATGTTCTTATATGCCCAAAGAGTCTTGTGAAACGATTTGCTGATCTTAGCCCTGATGAGACTCGTGATTTGTGGATCATGGCAAAGGATATTGGTGTACGTGTTGAGCAGTACCAGAGGGCATCTTCGCTCACATTCACAATTCAGGTTCGATTTATCTTGTACCTGTGAGGTCTTTCACTTTGAATTTAAGAAATATTATAGCTAAAATTCGTGTGAGCATGACAAGTATGATGTTGCTCACAAAATTTGTGGTTTCAGATCACAATTTAGTATGTTCGTAACATTTTTTAATGAAAAGTTGTAAAAGCTAATGAAAACTAACTTTATCTTCTATTGTGTATGATATGAAGTTGAATAAATATTGCTACTTATCAGGACGGACCTCACTCTGGCCAAACAGTTCCACATGTTCACGTTCACATCGTTCCCCGAAGGAAGGAAGATTTTGAGAACAATGATAACAATAATGGCATGGTTAGTGATGCTGCTTGGAACAACTCTCACTTCATCTGATACTCCATCAAATAAATCTGAATAATCTCTCTGTTCATAACAGATGAATGCAAAAAACGAGACATTAGACCTggatattgaaagaaaagatagAACGATGGAAGAAATGGCCCAAGAAGCCAAAGAATATCGTGCTCTTTTCTCCTAGAAAATGTCTATGTATACTACTTAACTTTGTGTGGATTTCACTATTCCTCTAGCATTCAGCTAGCTTCACAGCTGCATTTTACATATTACACTGATTTGTTGTGTTTTTATATCAGATGATCATACTAATCGTATTGTGCATACTACCTGATATTCTGTTGTAATATATGTGTAGCCGTTACTTAGTAATATTGAACTCCTTATTTTCATCTCATTTATTTTGCATTGTGTACATATTTTACTGCCAGATAATATGTTTATTCCTTTGTAGATGCTCAATGTATTAGGTACAAAGAACACTTCTTCTGTAAATGATAAACCAAGTAGTACGGATCACACCAGCCCTATTCGAAGGGCATTCTTTTGAAATCTGAAATATATCATGTCAGAATATAATGCATATGAGTAAAAGCTGTGTCAGTACTGTTTATGTAGCTTTGGGGGGTATAATACGAGGtattatggatttttttttgttgagatgaCCACTGCAACATGGGACTTTATTTCCTGATCCATGCGGGAAATGAATTGCTTCATGTAAAGTTCCTGAATAGTTTCTGTCTTCCAAAGGAACCCTTAAATGGTGGAGAAAATCCCCTATGTACCcatgaaagttcacctaatcccttctatacccctgaattttgctcaatcccttacatacccctgaattttagtttggatcccttccatgccctttccgctagttgaccgttagttgaccgttaaattcttttgaaaaagtccattttgccctttgctatgaagaaacataataaattaatgaagtatattgttggaatgtaaaaatttattggatgggactattatatttatgagtatgtgatgcaccatattatttgtgacaaatttacttttacatatgatataaaaagttgatacttatttattattagttattaaaagttcttttatgtagcatatgtgTTTTCATAGTAATACAACAGATTTGTTTATTACTTCAGAacacatatgctaaaaaaatctttcaataactaataaataagtattaattttttatgtcatatctaaaagtatatttatcgcaaataatatggtgcataactatctcataaacataatagtctcatataacaaatttctatgctccaacaatatactctattaatttatatgcttctttataccaaagggcaaaatggactttttcataagaatttaacggtcaactaacggtcaactagcggaaagggcatGGAAGTGATCCAAACTAAGGGCCTCTTTGATTCAcaggataggaaaaacacagggataggaaaaacacaggaattgaagtAGTAGGTTTCTCAAATACTACAGGAATTAGCAAACACAGGAAAGACAATAGGAGTCCTTTGATAGTGCCatgggaaaaacaaaggaaagttcACAAAGAGGTCACACCTCTTGctatttttcctatgaaatgtgaagcataggaatacaatcctatggaaagtttcctttctttcctatgaatcaaagggatatgtaggaaaaaatccataggaatttgaatcctatgaaaatcctttgccaatcctttgaatcaaaggggccctaaaattcaggggtatgtaagggattgagcaaaattcaggggtacagaagggattaggtgaactttcaaGGGTACACAGGGGATTTTCTCTAAATGGTGACATTTCATTCTACTTTATATGTAAATTAAGAAACAGAGTCCTTAAGTATAGAATAACTCTTTTGTAATTCATACATGTTGGCAGCCCACCTGTGACACTGCCCACAAATATAAGGAATTACACTAGAATTTTGACATAATTCTACAATATTCGGATGTATCGGTGTACTGCACTAGTTTCAGTCTCCCCGTATTCAGCAATATATCTACTGGGTTCCTCTTTCATTCTACTTAGGCTGTATCCTGTGCATGTCGCTTCCAGAATGCATTATGTGAACTTGTGAATATACCAATGGGCCTTCCGTTCATCCTTAACTTTTTTGTCTCGGTTCCGTCTTTAGTGATCAGAAGTTAGATAGAAGACTTAGATTTTGCAAAAGTCAAACAATGATTTCTGCAGAGTTGCTAAAATTTGTTCCACCTTGTTCAAACTATTAATTTCAATTTGTATACTTAGCTGTTAAGTTGTTCCTTGCTGATGAGAAACCATTTTATTCCTTCTGTCAACTCCGTATTAATAaccatatatatgtgttattaCCGTATTGCTTTCATGCTTTGTTTGTTTATGCATCTAGCAAACAAATCAAAAGTGGCTTAAATAAATAAAGACTGGTGAGTATAAGACAAATAAGTTGTTTGTAATATTCCTTGGGATTTGTCCATACTATTTATTGTTCTAATATTTGGTATAAACAAAACTTTCTTAGTAAACTAACGCTGTCTTATTGCAGTATATTGTCAATATCTTTCGAATCTTTCTGAGAGGGACTGCAAATCTTAAGCACAAGTACAATGCAAATGAAACACGAAGTGCTGGTTTGAAGAAATTGAGTAACACGTAAGCATGGATACCCACCATCTCCTTCTCCGGCTCTCTCTTCGTGGAGGACACTAGTTTTGCCTCTTCTTCAGTGTGAGTATACCCAACTTGCTTTATACTGCTAAAGGTAGCTGAAGTCATTGCTTATATCTTGATTCTATTATTTTGAGCATTTCTCTTTTAGGATTCAACAAACTTTGGTCACTTTTGTCCTTTGCATTGTCCTGGGCATGAATAGTGCTTTGTTCTTATGGTGCCTCTAGGTGGATAGCATTAAAATGATACTGCCCAAACAGTTGGTAACAGCTCACAGTTGGTAACAAGTGGATTGAAAGAACCACATGGGAAAATAAACATACATTTCAAGTTGCAGTAGGAGGAAGCAAGAGATTTTGATTCAATCTGCTAATTCGATC is part of the Oryza glaberrima chromosome 12, OglaRS2, whole genome shotgun sequence genome and harbors:
- the LOC127756212 gene encoding protein LURP-one-related 8-like — its product is MRRIQIHPSHGGGGGTGGRARRQAADQPVVYTVWKRSSIGFQGTDGFSVYDSTGKLAFRVDNYSRRRKAFAGDLLLMDGHGTPLLSLRPQILSLHNRWNCYRAQEEEGLDSTSSPSVSQQQVFSMRKSSALQSNDEAEVFMSTRTSGDSQPDASPSPSFRIDGCYSMRSCKIRGSNGEEAARITRKNAGVMSRPVSLGDDVFTLVVRPGVDVAVVMATVVVMDRICRRPYTPMACSSSGNSVVHSGEIIKSKEKYHLNRSSSSLL
- the LOC127757854 gene encoding bifunctional bis(5'-adenosyl)-triphosphatase/adenylylsulfatase FHIT-like; its protein translation is MDPVAGSRYRFGPHEIAERQVFRTSPLSFAIVNLRPTRPGHVLICPKSLVKRFADLSPDETRDLWIMAKDIGVRVEQYQRASSLTFTIQDGPHSGQTVPHVHVHIVPRRKEDFENNDNNNGMMNAKNETLDLDIERKDRTMEEMAQEAKEYRALFS